In Notolabrus celidotus isolate fNotCel1 chromosome 10, fNotCel1.pri, whole genome shotgun sequence, one DNA window encodes the following:
- the LOC117819859 gene encoding cholecystokinin receptor, translating into MKIMDICARNETSASPACVAAQTDALQSGAGNGSLETSNITCCNVSSILTPPHARQKDEDHTLRILLYSLIFFLSVVGNLLIIVVLTVNKRMRTVTNTFLLSLAVSDLMMAIFCMPFNLIPSILKDFIFGATMCKIVSYLMGISVSISTFSLVAIAIERYSAICNPLKSRVWQTRSHAYKVIAVTWVLAFTIMIPYPIISHLEAFQRPDNTTAHQCRHKWPIAKAQQAWYILLLLVLFAIPGVVMIVAYGLISRELYRGIQFEMGHKKDSTDVKNGLTSTMSAGSDDGDGCYVNVAQGPHSMEMSSMAASVKAVKTERPRSNTSSAKLEAKKRVIRMLVVIVVLFFLCWMPLYCANTWRAFDDLSAKRALSGAPIAFIHLLCYTSACVNPIIYCFMNTRFRNALLATFSCCAAPCKRRRRRGLRDTEEDVMATGASISKFSYTTVSTMGTC; encoded by the exons ATGAAAATCATGGATATTTGTGCGCGAAATGAGACGTCTGCGTCTCCGGCGTGCGTTGCAGCGCAAACGGATGCACTGCAATCTGGAGCCGGTAACGGGAGCCTGGAGACCTCAAACATCACCTGCTGCAACGTTTCCTCAATCCTTACACCTCCGCACGCGAGGCAGAAAG ATGAGGACCACACACTGCGAATCCTGCTCTACTCCCTCATCTTCTTCCTGAGCGTGGTTGGAAACCTGCTGATCATCGTGGTGCTGACGGTCAATAAACGAATGCGCACCGTGACCAACACCTTCCTGCTGTCGCTGGCTGTCAGCGACCTGATGATGGCTATATTCTGCATGCCCTTCAACCTCATCCCCAGCATCCTCAAGGACTTCATCTTTGGGGCCACCATGTGCAAAATTGTCTCCTACCTCATGG GAATATCGGTGAGCATCTCCACTTTTAGCCTGGTTGCCATAGCCATAGAGCGCTACAGTGCCATATGTAACCCCCTGAAGTCGCGGGTGTGGCAGACGCGTTCTCATGCCTATAAAGTGATTGCTGTAACATGGGTGCTGGCCTTCACCATCATGATCCCGTATCCCATCATCAGTCACCTGGAGGCTTTTCAGCGTCCAGACAACACCACGGCTCATCAGTGTCGCCACAAGTGGCCCATCGCAAAGGCTCAGCAGGCCTG gtacatcctgctgctgcttgtgCTGTTTGCAATCCCAGGGGTGGTGATGATTGTAGCCTATGGACTCATCTCCAGAGAGCTCTACAGAGGCATCCAGTTTGAGATGGGCCACAAAAAGGACTCGACTG ATGTAAAGAATGGCCTGACCTCCACCATGTCTGCTGGTAGCGATGACGGCGATGGTTGCTACGTTAATGTTGCCCAGGGGCCGCACTCCATGGAGATGTCTAGCATGGCGGCGTCGGTCAAAGCGGTCAAGACCGAGAGGCCGCGCAGTAACACATCGAGTGCCAAGCTGGAGGCCAAGAAGCGTGTCATCCGTATGCTGGTGGTCATTGTAGTCCTGTTCTTCCTCTGCTGGATGCCTCTGTACTGTGCCAACACCTGGCGGGCTTTCGATGACCTCTCTGCCAAACGTGCCCTCTCAGGGGCACCCATCGCTTTCATCCATTTGCTATGTTACACCTCCGCCTGCGTCAACCCCATTATTTACTGTTTCATGAACACACGTTTCCGCAATGCTCTGCTCGCCACGTTCTCATGCTGTGCTGCACCATGCAAACGTCGACGCCGCCGGGGTTTACGAGACACTGAGGAGGATGTTATGGCAACGGGAGCATCCATATCTAAGTTCAGTTACACGACAGTCAGCACCATGGGAACCTGCTGA